The proteins below are encoded in one region of Brevundimonas fontaquae:
- a CDS encoding potassium channel family protein, with protein sequence MLLPRMKLAVIFDRAFHAMADMHWRMLGGLILFHAVSSWLLLAIAHEAELHDPLTFFYWYATTAYTVGYGDLSPQGVGGRLITALWIFPGAIAAFTTVVAKVLAGIGDIWRARRSGKGDYSRMTDTILLVGYHPVRTPKMVEELCAELNRSQTLVLLTRQAVADVDPRIRYVQTDSLTSTTGLTRAGAASASRILIHASNDADTLTATLAVSAMAPDAAHIVCFFDDADSARLLAQHCPGVEIVLSSAPEMLARAARDPGSSQVISALTSHLDEGATLFSLRWAGAGRSVGDLTQRFLQHRATLLAHQPDGADSPRFNLAPETDVEHGDRLFYVSAARLSQPSLAGS encoded by the coding sequence ATGCTGCTGCCGCGAATGAAGCTGGCCGTGATTTTCGACCGGGCGTTCCACGCCATGGCCGATATGCACTGGCGTATGCTGGGCGGGCTGATCCTCTTTCACGCCGTTTCGTCGTGGCTTCTCCTGGCCATCGCCCACGAAGCGGAACTACATGATCCGCTTACATTCTTCTACTGGTACGCGACGACGGCCTACACCGTAGGTTATGGGGACCTCAGCCCGCAAGGCGTCGGCGGGCGGCTGATCACGGCCTTGTGGATCTTTCCCGGCGCCATCGCGGCTTTCACGACGGTCGTGGCCAAGGTGCTGGCCGGGATCGGCGACATCTGGCGCGCCCGGCGATCGGGCAAGGGAGACTATTCAAGGATGACCGATACGATTCTGCTGGTCGGCTATCACCCCGTTCGAACGCCCAAGATGGTCGAGGAACTGTGCGCGGAGCTGAATCGGTCCCAGACCCTGGTGCTGCTGACGCGGCAGGCGGTGGCGGACGTCGATCCGCGCATTCGCTATGTCCAGACGGACAGCTTGACCTCGACAACGGGTCTGACGCGCGCGGGCGCAGCGAGCGCCAGTCGCATATTGATCCACGCCAGCAACGACGCCGACACCCTGACCGCCACCCTGGCGGTCTCGGCGATGGCCCCGGACGCCGCGCACATCGTCTGCTTCTTTGATGATGCTGACAGCGCGCGGCTGTTGGCGCAGCATTGTCCCGGGGTCGAGATCGTCCTGTCGTCCGCGCCGGAAATGCTGGCCCGTGCCGCGCGCGATCCGGGTTCCAGCCAGGTCATCAGCGCCTTGACCAGCCACCTCGACGAAGGCGCGACCCTGTTCAGCCTGCGATGGGCCGGCGCGGGTCGGTCGGTCGGCGACCTGACGCAGCGTTTCCTTCAGCACCGCGCCACCCTTCTGGCGCATCAGCCGGACGGCGCGGACTCGCCACGTTTCAATCTAGCGCCGGAAACAGACGTGGAACACGGCGACCGCCTGTTCTATGTCTCGGCGGCCCGGCTGAGCCAGCCGAGCCTGGCCGGATCCTGA
- a CDS encoding DUF2491 family protein, which yields MFKKIFGSSEKAAPANRLATVRNITVGRTVSLDPLAWRRLGDETHFSLDRDVLDISAQGLVSLDSGQFVHRFYTDDHVMLQAMSDDEAGLESYDFSLFVPWTSAYPPGERERRIWRDRLSAPVFHGAAEELPDYPRFWFAESDAIQPPVTLWETIWDDRAAATPYAKIFQTCMLYARELGGGRELMLALEQQPEGGDTTHEIMIGIPLEMAEFRA from the coding sequence ATGTTCAAGAAGATTTTCGGATCGTCGGAGAAGGCTGCGCCTGCCAATCGGTTGGCGACGGTGCGCAACATCACCGTCGGCCGCACCGTGTCGTTGGACCCGCTGGCTTGGCGCCGGCTGGGCGACGAGACCCATTTCAGCCTGGATCGCGACGTGCTGGACATCTCGGCGCAGGGGTTGGTCAGCCTGGACAGCGGCCAGTTCGTCCATCGTTTCTACACCGACGACCACGTCATGCTTCAGGCCATGAGCGACGACGAGGCCGGGCTGGAATCCTACGACTTCAGCCTGTTCGTGCCCTGGACCTCGGCCTATCCGCCGGGCGAGCGTGAACGCCGCATCTGGCGTGACCGCCTGTCGGCGCCGGTCTTTCACGGCGCGGCCGAAGAACTGCCCGATTATCCCCGCTTCTGGTTCGCCGAAAGCGACGCCATCCAGCCGCCCGTCACCCTGTGGGAGACGATCTGGGACGACCGCGCCGCCGCCACGCCCTATGCCAAAATCTTCCAGACCTGCATGCTGTATGCACGCGAGCTGGGCGGCGGACGCGAACTGATGCTGGCGCTTGAGCAGCAGCCCGAGGGCGGCGACACCACGCACGAAATCATGATCGGCATTCCGCTGGAAATGGCCGAGTTCCGCGCCTGA
- a CDS encoding DUF350 domain-containing protein: MFDWFIFQQGAMAFLIAFAMAGAFTLAFKLIYQWVTPYHEHTLIREGNTAAAIALGGALIGYVLPLASALSHTVSLMEFAAWALLAGVIQIVVFVAISRMAFRNLVVRIEAGEIAAAVYLASISICVGLLNAACMTS, from the coding sequence ATGTTCGACTGGTTCATTTTTCAGCAGGGGGCGATGGCCTTCCTGATCGCCTTCGCCATGGCGGGCGCCTTCACCCTGGCCTTCAAACTGATCTACCAGTGGGTCACGCCCTATCACGAACACACGCTGATCCGGGAAGGCAACACGGCCGCCGCCATTGCGCTCGGGGGCGCCCTGATCGGCTATGTCTTGCCTCTGGCCTCGGCCCTGTCGCACACCGTCAGCCTGATGGAGTTCGCAGCCTGGGCTCTGCTGGCCGGCGTGATCCAGATCGTCGTCTTCGTCGCCATCAGCCGAATGGCCTTCCGCAATCTGGTCGTCCGCATCGAGGCGGGCGAGATCGCCGCGGCCGTCTATCTGGCCTCCATCTCCATCTGCGTCGGCCTGCTCAACGCCGCCTGCATGACGTCGTGA
- a CDS encoding DUF1190 domain-containing protein yields MTDPKDLPQNLAKTDTMRRLKRSRVLHVSSLMATASFSLAACGSPQRVPAPEPEPTLAYQSLDECKAANDIPDNECDAALAKAQQEAAKTAPRYATREECEGQWGPSQCQPNNNGGSFFTPLLTGFIVGQMLNGGGYRGGGPLYRDREGRLSNGYGGGYAYRDYRTGKTLTNAREHGDVARQAPTRVQSRTTVVSRGGFGGGGRGYGG; encoded by the coding sequence ATGACCGACCCCAAAGACCTGCCCCAGAACCTGGCCAAAACCGACACCATGCGCCGGCTGAAGCGCTCGCGCGTCCTGCACGTCAGCAGCCTGATGGCGACCGCCAGCTTCTCGCTGGCCGCCTGCGGCTCGCCCCAGCGTGTCCCGGCGCCCGAGCCCGAACCGACCCTGGCCTATCAGTCGTTGGACGAGTGCAAGGCGGCCAACGACATTCCCGACAACGAATGCGACGCCGCCCTGGCCAAGGCTCAGCAGGAGGCCGCCAAGACCGCGCCGCGCTACGCCACCCGCGAGGAGTGCGAGGGTCAGTGGGGACCGTCGCAATGCCAGCCGAACAACAACGGCGGCTCCTTCTTCACCCCGCTGCTGACCGGCTTCATCGTCGGCCAGATGCTGAACGGCGGCGGCTATCGCGGCGGCGGACCGCTGTACCGCGACCGCGAGGGGCGGCTGTCGAACGGCTATGGCGGCGGCTACGCCTACCGCGACTATCGCACCGGCAAGACCCTGACCAATGCGCGCGAGCATGGCGACGTCGCCCGTCAGGCCCCGACGCGGGTGCAGAGCCGCACCACCGTCGTCTCGCGCGGCGGCTTCGGCGGCGGCGGCCGGGGCTACGGCGGCTGA
- a CDS encoding flavin reductase family protein codes for MDVESWGDPEDPIVLLIGAPERLSGDWRRSVRALVEAGRHVMLTADFDAADDSSAALRRLLTELPSRPAMVCSDTTLEAVAPALAVTGPALASCLVVVAEGQGAVSLELETQLAGVPIQTIARAEAPDAVEAENAALLGFLERHAPRDALHYQAGSDPRTLRDALGCFATGVTVVTTLDEAGQPVGLTANSFSSVSLDPPLILFCLARSSTNVDRFRQAEHFAINVLHIGQQPTSGVFARSQADRFQDVAWETWDTGAPILSGALASFECGTEQIVEAGDHLVIIGRVRRARFEPRRDPLLYFRGKYRRLHFS; via the coding sequence TTGGACGTCGAAAGCTGGGGCGACCCCGAGGATCCCATCGTCCTGCTGATCGGCGCGCCCGAGCGTCTGTCCGGCGACTGGCGCCGGTCGGTGCGCGCGCTGGTCGAGGCCGGCCGCCACGTCATGCTGACTGCCGACTTCGACGCGGCGGATGACAGCTCCGCCGCCCTGCGTCGACTGCTGACCGAACTTCCCTCTCGCCCGGCCATGGTCTGTTCCGACACGACGCTGGAGGCCGTCGCGCCTGCGCTCGCCGTCACCGGCCCGGCCCTGGCAAGCTGTCTGGTGGTCGTCGCCGAAGGGCAGGGGGCTGTCTCGCTCGAGCTTGAGACACAGTTGGCCGGCGTTCCGATCCAGACGATCGCGCGCGCCGAGGCGCCGGACGCGGTCGAGGCCGAGAACGCCGCCCTCCTGGGCTTCCTCGAACGCCACGCCCCGCGCGACGCCCTGCATTATCAGGCCGGCTCCGACCCGCGCACCCTGCGCGACGCCCTGGGCTGTTTCGCCACCGGGGTCACGGTGGTTACGACGCTGGACGAGGCCGGACAGCCCGTCGGCCTGACCGCCAACTCCTTCTCCTCGGTGTCGCTGGACCCGCCGCTGATCCTGTTCTGCCTGGCCCGCTCGTCCACCAATGTCGACCGCTTCCGCCAAGCCGAACATTTCGCCATCAACGTCCTGCATATCGGCCAGCAGCCGACCTCCGGCGTCTTCGCCCGGTCCCAGGCCGACCGGTTCCAGGACGTGGCGTGGGAGACCTGGGACACCGGCGCGCCCATCCTGTCGGGCGCCCTGGCCAGTTTCGAATGCGGAACCGAACAGATCGTCGAGGCCGGCGATCACCTGGTCATCATTGGCCGGGTCAGGCGCGCCCGGTTCGAGCCGCGCCGCGATCCGCTGCTCTATTTCCGGGGCAAGTATCGGCGGCTGCACTTTTCCTGA
- a CDS encoding acetyl-CoA C-acyltransferase, with amino-acid sequence MSATTSADPVVIVSYARTPMGGFQGALSDAKSTDLGAVAVKAALERAGLDPQKVEQIIMGCVLPAGLGQAPARQAGMGAGLPTSTEATTINKMCGSGMQAAMMAHDALAAGSADVIVAGGMESMTNAPYLMQKHRGGARIGHDVISDSMYLDGLEDAYTPGKLMGQFAEDTAKDYQFTREQQDAYAIESAGRAKRAQETGAFDAEIASVEVKTRKGPVTVDRDEQPTRSDPSKIPNLKPAFGKDGTITAASAASISDGAAALVMMRQSTAQALGLTPVARVVSQAAHAHEPHLFTTAPVFALQKALKKAGWSADDVDLWEVNEAFAIVPMIAMQELGIPHDKINVNGGACALGHPLGASGARVLTTLLSALKAHGKTRGMAALCIGGGEATAMGVELV; translated from the coding sequence ATGTCCGCGACCACGTCCGCCGATCCCGTCGTCATCGTCTCCTACGCCCGCACTCCGATGGGTGGTTTCCAAGGCGCGCTGTCCGACGCCAAGTCCACCGACCTGGGCGCCGTCGCGGTCAAGGCGGCGCTGGAGCGCGCGGGCCTGGATCCGCAAAAGGTCGAGCAGATCATCATGGGCTGCGTCCTGCCTGCGGGCCTGGGACAGGCGCCGGCGCGTCAGGCGGGCATGGGCGCAGGCCTGCCCACCTCGACCGAGGCCACCACCATCAACAAGATGTGCGGCTCGGGCATGCAGGCGGCGATGATGGCGCACGATGCGCTGGCCGCCGGTTCGGCCGACGTGATCGTGGCGGGCGGCATGGAGTCCATGACCAACGCCCCGTATCTGATGCAAAAGCACCGGGGCGGCGCCCGCATCGGTCACGACGTCATTTCCGACAGCATGTATCTGGACGGGCTGGAGGACGCCTACACCCCCGGCAAGCTGATGGGTCAGTTCGCCGAGGACACGGCCAAGGACTATCAGTTCACCCGCGAGCAGCAGGACGCCTACGCCATCGAAAGCGCCGGCCGGGCCAAGCGCGCCCAGGAAACGGGCGCCTTCGACGCCGAGATCGCCTCGGTCGAGGTCAAGACGCGCAAAGGTCCCGTCACCGTCGACCGCGACGAACAGCCGACCCGGTCCGACCCGTCCAAGATCCCCAATCTGAAGCCCGCCTTCGGCAAGGACGGCACCATCACCGCGGCTTCCGCAGCCTCGATCTCGGACGGCGCCGCCGCCCTGGTCATGATGCGCCAGTCGACGGCCCAGGCCCTGGGCCTGACGCCGGTCGCCCGCGTGGTTAGCCAGGCCGCCCACGCTCACGAGCCGCACCTGTTCACCACCGCCCCGGTCTTCGCCCTGCAAAAGGCGCTGAAGAAGGCGGGCTGGAGCGCCGATGACGTCGATCTGTGGGAGGTCAACGAGGCCTTCGCCATCGTGCCGATGATCGCCATGCAGGAACTCGGCATCCCCCACGACAAGATCAACGTCAACGGCGGCGCCTGCGCCCTGGGCCACCCGCTCGGAGCTTCAGGAGCCCGCGTCCTAACCACCCTGCTGTCCGCGCTGAAAGCCCACGGCAAGACCCGCGGCATGGCCGCCCTCTGCATCGGCGGCGGCGAAGCCACCGCGATGGGCGTGGAGTTGGTCTAA
- a CDS encoding HWE histidine kinase domain-containing protein has product MLIGSHRTGGALDQCALEAIQFLGEVQSHGCLIEVSTDWIVRRASSNLRAFIGVSPEEVLGRSLVDIVGPNVMHDLRGRLQIAGHDDQGEMVSDVILKGRDERLDVGIHRLGDSIILEFEPASGSGDDRAVQQMLVQLRKMRTLDAVAKLAVRQVRALTGFDRVMVYAFRPDDSGEVVAEARHSDLPAFLGLRYPASDIPVQARALYLRNPIRLIADVSAPTCPVVPRTTPEGALLDLSMAGLRAVSPTHIQYLKNMGVGASMSISIVVDGALWGLIACHHTKPKRPSAALRQQLDFYGAMLSSIVESIQRAEAVEHQAEARELHNAMLASFSGDGGSVDELFPHLQKVQGRLKADGLATFIDGRLRLSGETPNADEALGLMRFLNRTASSQPFQTHELRQAYPEAADWSGDVAGLLAIPVSRRPRDYVVFFRKELVNTVNWAGKPEKAVVPGQNGLSPRTSFALWQDTVRGQSEHWSNQDRRMAEILRVTLLEIVLQVTDHAERQRKTSNDQQDLLIAELNHRVRNILNLIVGLVRQSSDAAVSVKALADEISTRVHALARAHDQLTSNGWGARSLTHMIRVEAGAYLGEKADRVRITGDDAGVQPDAFATVALVMHELITNSAKYGAFRDSSGAVDIALKCSDADGLVIDWLEQGGAPVTPPTRRGFGSTIIERAIPHELGGTASVEFLPSGLRARFTLPSAHIAECSPELQAEMAPAQAPQTPGLDRIEGRVLLVEDNLLIALETEAMLQSLGADDVRVTSSVASAIDSLDESVPAFAVLDYNLGREQSVPIAARLTEMDVPFVFATGYGDAAIIDPRFSDRPVLTKPYSPSNLLDAYRKLGR; this is encoded by the coding sequence ATGTTGATAGGGTCACATCGAACTGGCGGCGCGCTCGACCAATGCGCCCTGGAGGCGATCCAGTTTCTGGGCGAGGTTCAATCCCACGGATGCCTGATCGAGGTCTCGACGGATTGGATCGTCCGGCGCGCCTCTTCCAACCTGCGGGCGTTCATCGGGGTTTCGCCGGAAGAGGTGCTGGGCCGCTCGCTTGTCGACATTGTCGGGCCGAACGTCATGCACGATCTGAGAGGCCGTTTGCAGATCGCCGGGCACGACGATCAGGGCGAGATGGTGAGCGACGTCATCCTTAAGGGGCGCGACGAGCGCCTCGACGTCGGCATCCATCGCCTGGGCGATTCCATCATCCTCGAGTTCGAGCCGGCGAGCGGGTCGGGCGACGACCGCGCCGTGCAGCAGATGCTGGTGCAGTTGCGCAAGATGCGGACGCTGGACGCTGTCGCCAAGCTGGCGGTGCGACAGGTGCGCGCCCTGACCGGCTTCGATCGGGTGATGGTCTACGCCTTTCGCCCGGACGACAGCGGCGAGGTGGTGGCGGAAGCCCGTCATTCGGACCTGCCAGCCTTCCTGGGTCTGCGCTATCCCGCCAGCGACATTCCGGTTCAAGCGCGCGCCCTTTATCTGCGCAATCCGATCCGGCTGATCGCCGATGTCTCAGCGCCCACCTGCCCCGTCGTGCCCAGGACGACGCCCGAGGGCGCGCTGCTCGATCTGTCGATGGCGGGGCTCCGCGCCGTGTCGCCCACCCATATCCAGTATCTGAAGAACATGGGCGTGGGCGCGTCCATGTCGATCTCCATCGTGGTCGACGGCGCCCTGTGGGGGTTGATCGCCTGCCATCACACCAAGCCGAAACGCCCCTCGGCGGCGCTGAGGCAGCAGCTGGATTTCTATGGCGCGATGCTGTCCTCCATCGTCGAGTCGATCCAGCGCGCGGAGGCCGTCGAACATCAGGCGGAAGCCCGCGAGCTGCATAATGCGATGTTGGCCAGCTTCTCCGGCGACGGTGGTTCGGTCGATGAGCTGTTCCCGCACCTCCAAAAGGTGCAAGGCCGGCTGAAGGCCGACGGACTGGCGACATTCATCGACGGTCGCCTGCGGCTGTCCGGCGAGACGCCGAACGCCGACGAGGCCCTGGGACTGATGCGCTTTCTCAATCGCACCGCATCCAGCCAGCCCTTCCAAACGCACGAACTGCGTCAGGCCTATCCAGAGGCGGCCGATTGGTCGGGAGACGTCGCCGGGCTGTTGGCCATCCCCGTCTCGCGCCGGCCGCGCGACTACGTCGTCTTCTTCCGCAAGGAGTTGGTCAACACGGTCAACTGGGCCGGCAAGCCGGAAAAGGCGGTGGTCCCCGGCCAGAACGGCCTGTCCCCGCGAACCAGTTTCGCCCTGTGGCAGGACACCGTCCGAGGGCAGTCGGAGCATTGGAGCAACCAGGATCGGCGCATGGCCGAGATCCTTCGGGTGACCCTGCTGGAAATCGTTCTGCAGGTCACTGATCATGCCGAAAGGCAGCGCAAGACGTCGAACGATCAGCAGGACCTGCTGATCGCCGAGCTGAACCACCGCGTCCGAAACATCCTCAACCTGATCGTCGGTCTGGTCCGGCAGTCGTCGGATGCCGCGGTCAGCGTCAAGGCGCTCGCCGACGAAATCTCCACGCGGGTTCACGCCCTGGCGCGAGCGCACGACCAGCTGACCAGCAACGGTTGGGGCGCCCGTTCCCTGACGCATATGATCCGGGTCGAGGCCGGCGCCTACCTTGGTGAGAAGGCCGATCGTGTCCGCATCACCGGCGACGACGCCGGGGTGCAGCCCGACGCCTTCGCGACCGTCGCCCTGGTGATGCATGAACTCATCACCAACTCCGCCAAATACGGCGCCTTCCGAGACTCGTCGGGAGCCGTGGACATCGCGCTCAAATGCAGTGACGCCGACGGCCTGGTGATCGACTGGCTGGAACAGGGCGGCGCGCCCGTGACGCCGCCGACGCGACGCGGGTTCGGATCAACCATCATAGAGCGGGCGATCCCCCACGAGCTGGGCGGCACCGCATCGGTGGAGTTCCTGCCCTCCGGCCTGCGCGCCCGCTTTACCCTGCCGTCGGCCCATATCGCCGAGTGCAGCCCCGAGCTACAGGCCGAGATGGCGCCGGCTCAAGCTCCGCAGACGCCCGGTCTTGATCGGATCGAGGGCCGGGTCCTGCTGGTCGAAGACAATCTTCTGATCGCGCTCGAGACGGAAGCCATGCTTCAGAGCCTGGGTGCGGACGACGTTCGCGTGACCTCCAGCGTCGCCTCGGCGATCGACAGTCTGGACGAATCGGTCCCGGCTTTTGCAGTGCTGGATTACAACCTCGGCCGCGAACAGAGCGTGCCCATCGCCGCCCGGCTGACGGAAATGGACGTGCCGTTCGTGTTCGCGACCGGCTATGGCGACGCCGCGATCATCGACCCGCGTTTCAGCGACCGGCCCGTCCTGACCAAACCCTATTCGCCGTCCAACCTGCTCGACGCCTATCGCAAGCTGGGGCGATAG
- a CDS encoding PAS domain-containing protein, with amino-acid sequence MVTFVVEADGYVLDVPEWVALTGQPPSEALGDGWLRMIHPEDVSRVSAAWKTAVSHEMSYNTDYRLLCADGSYRWFNARAEPVMGRDGRTSKWVGVILAIPGGSRPSRGVANADRPSRADRFSDISPAALRAARAMLQWSADQMAAESGIARSTLRRLEGGEDTTTPRKASIAKILAVLSREGLMFVGQDGVILGVIDHHGEIAAE; translated from the coding sequence GTGGTGACGTTCGTCGTCGAGGCGGACGGCTATGTGCTTGACGTGCCTGAGTGGGTGGCGCTGACCGGGCAGCCGCCTTCAGAGGCCTTGGGCGACGGCTGGTTGCGGATGATCCATCCAGAAGATGTCAGCCGGGTCAGCGCGGCCTGGAAGACCGCCGTGTCTCATGAGATGTCCTACAATACGGACTACCGGCTGCTGTGCGCGGACGGCTCCTATCGTTGGTTCAATGCGCGCGCCGAACCGGTGATGGGACGGGACGGGCGAACCTCCAAGTGGGTCGGCGTCATATTGGCGATTCCGGGTGGATCGCGCCCGTCGCGCGGCGTCGCGAATGCCGATCGGCCATCTCGCGCGGATCGCTTCTCGGACATCTCTCCCGCCGCCCTTCGCGCGGCGCGCGCCATGCTGCAGTGGTCGGCCGACCAGATGGCCGCCGAATCCGGCATCGCGCGATCGACCCTTCGGCGACTCGAAGGCGGCGAGGACACGACGACGCCGCGCAAGGCCAGCATCGCCAAGATTCTGGCGGTCCTCTCGCGCGAGGGGCTGATGTTCGTCGGTCAGGATGGCGTGATCCTGGGCGTCATCGACCATCACGGCGAGATCGCCGCGGAATAA
- a CDS encoding PAS domain-containing sensor histidine kinase, which produces MRDEERRENRSGRRASDRAAGAPAWLRIAVLVLALIAAGYALMASREVSRPTREISRLEAQNLKLNAELAASQTAVLIQSAEAGLAAGRTAIAAKRPPIEVVEAAQAAAPKVAFTFIGPGETVQAFKGEGSVVAGQANVDGLRLEARIAPVLPKGGETRIVSAGGVVLASARAAEIGQPIRTLIGVDASALADGAEPRAVTLGGEPRMATAAATRPGGPFVVAVSNGTTASFFEDAWVIVVPLLLGLGVVVLFILYGLRQTRQHRERVATEKRFRIAVEAARCGVWEWDVAKGEVSLSDYMAALLGFSRGGVTDAEDVIGRVHPRFQEEVRHALRQAAAYGAFEVTFPVAGPDGRARWIDARGQARGERGDMGFSAILGVALDITEARRAKAAAQAAESRLRDGVESISEAFVLFDRQGRLILWNQAFEDAFNFEHGVVRRGALKDELNRIAGLAIKAEHRPASGRAGLREVELNDGRWLQLSERFTSEGGSVVTAADITAIKRQEAERRRAADDLRATVDQLESSQEKLSLLARKYEVAMTRAEAANQAKSEFLANMSHELRTPLNAINGFSEIMASELFGPLNEKYRGYAGDILKSGQHLLSLINDVLDMAKIEAGKMTLHYEPVSLRDVCEDAVRLMRGKVQEAGLKIAVEAGDLPDIEADQRGVKQVMLNLISNAVKFTPEGGSIIVSLKPFVGAQGEDRVRVACADTGIGIAPEDLVRLARPFEQVEGQHSKTTQGTGLGLALTKSLIEMHGGELKMESQPGVGTVVSFDMPVKRPDQTVQPIRAAFAA; this is translated from the coding sequence TTGCGGGACGAGGAGCGGCGGGAAAATCGGTCGGGGCGTCGCGCCTCCGACCGCGCCGCCGGCGCGCCCGCCTGGTTGCGGATCGCCGTTCTGGTCCTGGCGCTGATCGCGGCCGGCTATGCTCTGATGGCGTCGCGCGAAGTCAGCCGACCGACCCGCGAAATCAGCCGCCTGGAAGCCCAAAACCTCAAGCTCAACGCAGAGCTGGCCGCCAGCCAGACCGCCGTCCTGATCCAGTCGGCCGAGGCGGGCTTGGCCGCCGGCCGCACCGCCATCGCCGCCAAGCGCCCGCCTATCGAGGTCGTGGAGGCCGCACAAGCCGCCGCGCCCAAGGTCGCCTTCACCTTCATCGGTCCCGGCGAGACGGTGCAGGCGTTCAAGGGCGAAGGATCGGTCGTCGCCGGTCAGGCCAATGTCGACGGCCTGAGGCTGGAGGCGCGGATCGCGCCGGTCCTGCCGAAAGGCGGCGAGACGCGGATCGTGTCGGCGGGCGGCGTTGTGCTGGCCTCGGCGCGCGCCGCCGAGATCGGTCAGCCCATCCGCACCCTGATCGGCGTTGACGCTTCAGCCTTGGCCGATGGGGCTGAACCACGCGCTGTGACGCTGGGCGGCGAGCCCCGGATGGCGACCGCCGCCGCGACGCGCCCGGGCGGTCCGTTTGTGGTCGCGGTCTCCAACGGGACGACCGCCTCCTTCTTCGAAGACGCCTGGGTGATCGTCGTGCCGCTGCTCCTGGGTCTTGGCGTCGTCGTCCTGTTCATCCTCTACGGCCTGCGCCAGACGCGTCAGCATCGCGAGCGGGTGGCGACCGAGAAACGCTTCCGCATCGCCGTCGAGGCCGCGCGGTGCGGGGTGTGGGAGTGGGATGTGGCCAAGGGCGAGGTTTCGCTGTCTGACTACATGGCCGCCCTGCTGGGCTTTTCGCGCGGCGGGGTGACCGACGCCGAGGATGTGATCGGCCGCGTCCATCCGCGCTTTCAGGAAGAGGTCCGCCACGCCCTGAGACAAGCCGCCGCCTATGGCGCCTTTGAGGTCACCTTCCCGGTGGCGGGACCGGACGGGCGGGCGCGGTGGATCGACGCTCGGGGTCAGGCGCGTGGCGAGCGCGGCGACATGGGCTTTTCCGCCATCCTCGGCGTCGCGCTGGACATCACCGAGGCCCGGCGCGCCAAGGCCGCCGCCCAGGCCGCCGAAAGCCGGCTGCGCGACGGGGTGGAGAGCATTTCCGAGGCCTTCGTCCTGTTCGACCGTCAGGGGCGGCTGATCCTGTGGAATCAGGCGTTCGAGGACGCCTTCAACTTCGAGCACGGGGTGGTGCGGCGCGGCGCGCTGAAGGACGAGCTGAACCGGATCGCCGGCCTGGCCATCAAGGCCGAGCATCGCCCGGCCAGCGGTCGTGCGGGCCTGCGCGAGGTCGAGCTGAACGACGGGCGCTGGCTGCAACTGTCCGAGCGGTTCACCTCCGAAGGCGGCTCGGTCGTCACCGCCGCCGACATCACCGCCATCAAACGCCAGGAGGCCGAGCGCCGCCGCGCCGCCGACGATCTGCGGGCCACCGTCGACCAGCTGGAATCCAGCCAGGAAAAGCTGTCGCTGCTGGCGCGCAAATACGAGGTCGCCATGACCCGCGCCGAGGCCGCCAACCAGGCCAAGTCCGAGTTCCTGGCCAACATGAGCCACGAACTGCGCACGCCGTTGAACGCCATCAACGGCTTCTCGGAGATCATGGCCAGCGAGCTGTTCGGGCCGCTGAACGAGAAATACAGGGGATACGCCGGCGACATCCTGAAGTCGGGCCAGCACCTGCTCAGCCTGATCAACGACGTCTTGGACATGGCCAAGATCGAGGCCGGCAAGATGACCCTGCACTATGAGCCGGTGTCCTTGCGCGACGTGTGCGAGGACGCGGTGCGGCTGATGCGCGGCAAGGTGCAGGAAGCGGGCCTGAAGATCGCGGTCGAGGCCGGCGACCTGCCCGATATCGAGGCCGATCAGCGCGGCGTCAAACAGGTGATGCTGAACCTGATCTCCAACGCGGTGAAGTTCACGCCCGAGGGCGGCTCCATCATCGTGTCGCTGAAACCCTTCGTCGGGGCGCAGGGCGAGGACCGCGTCCGCGTCGCCTGCGCCGACACCGGCATCGGCATCGCGCCTGAGGACCTGGTCCGCCTCGCCCGCCCGTTTGAACAGGTTGAGGGCCAGCATTCCAAGACCACCCAGGGCACCGGCCTGGGCCTGGCCCTGACCAAGTCCCTGATCGAGATGCACGGCGGCGAGCTGAAGATGGAAAGCCAGCCGGGCGTCGGGACCGTCGTCAGCTTCGACATGCCGGTGAAGCGGCCGGATCAGACGGTTCAGCCGATCCGGGCGGCCTTTGCGGCCTGA